The DNA sequence AAAACAGGAACATCAAAACTGTGCAAAttgatgttgttgtttcatGATGATGCAACTATGTAgctcacaacaacaaaaaataacaaaaaatgtctcatacatttaaacaaaaccAATTAATGTATGTCCTTAAAAACAGATATAATAAAGAAGTTATTTATTGCACCAGgacatttaaatgcacaaatCATTTAAAGTTTATTCATTATACTCATGTGTGAATgcaattattatatttttttaaaataaattaagccCTTACTGATTATTTAGTCCAGCAACATGCTtgatacaatgcaaaaaacccAAGTTACTGATGAATGTACATCATTACACAAATCGCATCCCCCCCATCATCAAAACGTCACATTAAAAAGCATCACCTGCCAAAGTTCTAAATAATCAGCAAAATTTGCTGATCCcaacatcaaataaaaacaaaatccatcTCAAAATGAACCGAAAGAACCGTCAGATCCCCACAGATTTCACTGTTGTTTCTATGGATTTTTAGCCAGCCTCGTTTCACCTCTGTCTCCCACTTCCTGACACTTCACCGGTAACATTCCCGTTCCGTCCTCAGTCCATCGCAACATGCCCAAAGACCAGGCCATGGACTTTGTTCAGGCCGAACACAAGCGCAGACTCTCCAAAGAGCGCCCACCGAGGGACCCTGCAGATGCGGCGGCGCAGGCGTCGCAGCTGCTGGATGACTTTCTGGATCGGGAGAAGATCGCGCGCCACACCGTTCCCTCAGAAACACGGCACCTCCTCACGCTGTTAGCCGACGGGGTGCATCTGTACCCCGAGGAGCTGCAAACCATCGCCGAGTACGTTCACGGCCGACAGGACCACATACGAGGTGAAGCACCGATGTCACAGCAGCACCTGCAGGAGCTGCATCTAGCGCTGCGTCTGCATTGCTGATTGCAGCTTAACTTCTTCTAATCGGTCCTGTCTTTGCCCGTCTtctctggttcattttcctctttcctctcttcaGCCTCCAACGCTGAGGGCGAGAGGGGAAACATGTTACCTCCAGGATTGGGGaaacctcctcctctgctccctaCCCCGCCTGGACCTCCACCACCTCAGCCTGGAGCTGGGGGGCCCATGTTGGAcctccccccacctccacctGTCCCCCTCTTACCTACACCAGGTTAGGACCACTTACTTgactatttatttacatttctgaaAGCTTAAGGGATGCAGGAGACATGTGCCTAAAAAACTtgtgatttaaaacattttaaattgcattttcttgTGAAGGAGCCACATTGATTTTGCTTATGTTATCTAAGACAGAACAATTGTTTGTACAtgttaaatgtgcaaaacacagaaaaaatctactgatttaaataaactgtTCAATATGTGAAAATTTTTGATGAACTGGGTTGGTATAATAATGTTAGTAATACATCAACTTCATTTTGTATGTAAGTTCAAGTAAATTTTCTGCAGTggctgatttaaaactaaattcaaattgAGGTAACATAATTCAATTGGCCTGATaacttcatttttcttaaatttaccTTCTTAccagtaattaaaaataactttaattgcagagaaaaagcaaattttCTTAAATCAACATAGTTTGTTGGTTTaacatgatttaatttttttttttttgacatttcagtaCCAGATTTCAACATGAATACTAATATATGCAATGTCATGCAAAAGTATTTGtccccctacagaaatcttctatttttgcatatttctcacacttaaatgttccagatcatcaaactaatatttctatttattgaATATCATACAGAGATAGcccacaaaatgcaaaatgctgtttttaaactttGGTTTATTGAAGAATTGTTGAAAACCTATATCACCTCTGTGAATAAGTAATTGCCCCCTGAACCTAATAACTAGTCTGACcacttaaacacaaaaaattgaAGATTTCCGTAGCGGGGCAAATGCTTTGCATGGCACTGTGTATTCTTGTTGGTTAGAAATTGTGCTCTACTCTGTTCTAAACTTTTGGATATGCCTGTGCTGCCTGTGAGATATCTATTTTGCTCTACTGTTCAGATATTCTGTCACTCATTTGCatgtcatttttcacattagAGCAAGCTACTTTTAGGCTATTGAGTAATCTTTGGCATTGGGGTGTAGCTTTTGGAAAGCAAATCAATGGTCTGGGTTTCAATGCAGTTTCGAATGctccaaatgtattttttatctttttttttattattattttttttttttacatataaatgttcCCCATTTTCAGATTTCTCAGAGGCATTTCTCAAGCATTTACTTGACCACTTTAACAAAGGTCTGTCATTACTGTGAATATAAAAAACTTGCATGCATACAAACACATCCTTTTACTTGCAGTATGTACATCTAGATGCATTTCTTCTCATTTAATCCTAGTAATGTTCTGTGATTCTACTTTTCCTTTAGGTTCTTATCCTAAAACCAAACCTCCACCACTGCTGTCCTTACATGGGCTTCCTGGTCCGTCATTAGGGGCCCCACTTCTTCGAGGTCCCCTGTCTTCACACATGCCGCTCAGTGGGCCCGGTGTTTCTCGCGGACCTCTGCTccaccaccctcctcctccttcattccACCCAGGACCAGCCAGAGGTCTTCACGGGCCCAGAGGAGCTCCTCCATCTCTAAAGAGCTCTCGTCCTCCCCTTCTATCCTCCCCAGGTAgatcatgtgtgtttgttctaTTTCAAAATAGAGTTTTTTTGGCCTGTAATGGCATATATTTTGTAGGTTCCAGTGTTATTCACTTACCCTGTTACTGGTTTCAATGTGGCGGCTCATCAGTTTATATGATCGATTTGTGTGTAATCTATTTTCTCTCATCTTTCCCTTTTCTCAGGTTGCCTCCTTCCACGACCGCTTGGCCCCCATCATTAAGAAATCCCAGagactcacacacactgtaaaaactcgCAGGTTCCAAGCTGCATTTTGAGCATTTCAGCTCATTTCAACAGAAGATTCCTGACCTTTTGCGTAGGATTCCTCTGCCgacctttttttaaacacaagtaGTGAACCACATTTAGCTAGGAAAAAATAATGATAGTTGATGTTAGATATTATTGTGGATGGACCGATGGAAGATGTTATGTAATAATCAGATTGAGAATTttaagtatgtttttcaagatcCCTCccggattttttattttatttttttgtaatgatgTTTGCATCCAGCTTGCCTCTTTAAACTGTAACGTTGGTGTTGGTTACAGTGACAAGCTGCACAGGGTCAACCTTAATCAGGAAGCTTGTTTAGCTGAGTGCACAGAAACACCAAATGCAACAGCTGGCTGCTAATCCATAGTTAAAGCAACAAGAAGGCAAGAGGTATTGGTCTAAAGTCTAAATGAAAAGACTGGTTTTGCTCCTATCTGGCACTGAGTATTTGCGCTCAATATATTCCATAAACTTTCCGAAGGATTTGTCTTTAACAGAGTTGAATGGAAGTATGTCTTGCACAATCATAGGCAGAGTTATCTTGTCAGACGGAGCAGATTACAATGTCTACAGGTAAGCCGCTGCCAAGTGTGGCCAACGTTGGCAGTGCAATCACCAGCAACGTTTTTCCCTTGCAGGTTAACGTGCATATGCTTGTGCTGAATGTGGATCCTCTTTGCTCCAGTCGACTTCTTAAGCAccagtttttttctgacaaaatacTGCCAGATTGTGCTGATCTTACGAGATATCATTTGTCCCACTTTCCACCTTGTTGACTGACAACATCTGCGCCGTGAAGGGGGCCTGCTGTCTGTAACATCCAAGAAGCACCAGCTCAGTGGCATTCTGTAACAATGAGGTTACTAGTGAAGGTAGCATCTTTTAACTGTTTAGTCAACACGCATCCCAAAATCAGAATTCTGTTCTCCTGTAGATAATCGCAGGTAgtcttcctgctgtgtttttcaaGATGGTGCTTCTGATTTTACAAGATTCTCTGCTGAGGAGAATTTCAACAACCAACTAATAGCTTGTTTTTCCAAGCTGCATTCtcaaatgtaatgtttttatgttactTTTTTTGCCGTAAATAATCAGTCTGAAGAACTTTGTGTGACAGCTCTCGTTCTACAGTTGCATGTACGACCTTTTCATCTTTTACAACAAATCAGAAAATcggctgcattttttttgtttacgttgacatatttttacagatatgtctttaaattgctttttgttCAAATCAGTTGTAACAAGATAACTGCCAAAAAGTAATTCCCTTCTCAACATCCTGACTTACCGTAAGCTTTGTGTTGTTACTCggattttccaaaaaatgactGTCCTCATTAAAGCACAAGCTTTTACATACTTCCAGGAGGAATCACAAATCAAGTGAACACAGACTTTCTTATCAGCAGGATGCCTTTATACAGAACATATAAGGCACCTCCACTGCAAAATCTCTGGCTGAGCATGCCGTGTTGTCATTACCCTCTGTTCAAATTGAATTTTCGCTTTTAAATATGTTGTCTGCAGTCAGCATGAAAACCTTAAATGTTTGACATATTATGGAACAATTGCATTCACTCTCTCTTATTGTAATTCAGGGAAAATGTATAGGTTTGCTCCAGAACAAGCAGTTTTGTACTTTaattaatgcagcttttttttctagACATTATTTTTGACTCATAAAAAAAATCGTACATCTTCTTGTTTGGTTGTTCATATTCTTTTGCTGTccttaaatgcagttttctgtttttttgcagtCCGGATAAATGCAGTTGTGAGGACACATCTCCGTTACTGAGTCAACATCACTTCACAGCTTGTACTGGTTGTTAAAAAGGAGTTTTAAGATGTTCCCTACAGCACTTGACAGGCGGTTTAGGTAAACATCTGCTTGTGACAATTTGAACTGCACACCAGAAAGCggtaaatttatttaaaaaaaaaaacaaaaaaaaccccgatTCTTTCAAACTGCCCATCGTATTTTTTATTTCGTTTTTTTTGTAGATAGTCTTTGAATCCTAAActctttattgtatttttttgttgatgttgaatatattgtaaatattcgACCACTTGTTGCtttggatttgttttctttgacgTGCAGCAGTGTTGATGTTCAACAGGTATGAAGGGGGAATCGTGActatattttcaaagaaaacgtctataaatgttttaatattttaatggaTTTCATGAgcctttttgatgttttttcttttgttcaaaaGAGAATTAAACATTAAGTATTAAAGATGCATTGTTGTAAGTAAATGCTTCCTTTATCAGTACTAACTGATGTTCTGTAGCACTAAATAGTGGATTTTAGGATTACTGGTACTAGACAAAAGATAGTTGAGTGTCAAACTGGAAACTTGTACAATGTTATCTATTTTGGGAGAAAATACAGAACCAAACACTTAACATATTCTGCTGTTAAGTCCatagtttgtaaaataaaataaaacgccTCTAGCAGCAGAAGCATCCTAGAGTAAAGAGGTTTGCATCAGGCACAGTTAGGCATAAAATTATTCATATCCATGTCATATTGAgatttttagagatttttatttgacatttgggTTTCTTTTGGTTAGAAATGACAGTTGTAAGACATTGTGTTTGAGATTTGTGACccatttctaaaatgtttttacatgctTTAAGAGATATAGAAGTATACATACCCCTTGAAATAGTTGCTAATGTTTGAGAAAATgctcatttctgtatttttccgAATGTTCCTGGTAATTTCTACCATgctctagagcaggggtgtcaaactcattctagttcaggggccacattcagcccaatttgatatgaagtgggccggaccagtaaaatcaaagcataatgactgataaataaccacaactccaaacgtttcctttgttttagtgtaaaaaagtacattctgaaaatgttcacgtttaaggaattctcttttcacaaaatattatgagcaacctgaaatttcttaagaaaaataaattcagtttcagcaacattaagCCTCAGCTTTTAATTTActcattacaacttccagatcacagagtgtctacaaaggaacaaaacatttattcacaggtatctggagctgaatgatacagtattttactttatgatcaaaatgacaaaagtcagacaaaaaaagacaactaaagcaagacaaaatattacaaaaatgagacaaatgacacgaaacaaaacagacaaaaaagacaaattttcaaagcaacaaaaaaatggacaacacaagtgagaaaaaaaaccaaaacaacaaaagcgacaCGAAACAGCGAATAGAgcggaacacaaaatgacaaaaataagacaaaaaggaaacaaaaacatgagacaaactacaaatgtcagacaaaaaaaccccaaaatattacaaaaatgagacacaaaacaacaatgagcaacctagtattttactttatgatcaaaacgttTGGCATGGTCTGgaaattcttttaaatttatagctttataaatttacaatctgcaattGATGTCTTCTgcataatttttacactttacaaagtcgtcccgtgggccggattggaccctctggagggccagttgtggcctgcgggccgcatgtttgacacccctgctctacagCATTTTTACCATCTGTATACTGAGAAGAGCTGTTGTGGTAGTTTCATGGTGAGTTACAAGTAAATTTCAACAAGTCATGACTAAAACCAAAGTCTTTAATGAACTTGATATTTGAATCTTTTACTGGGAGACAGTTGCTCCTCACAACATGGAAAAGACTACAAAGTCATATCCAAGTGTTTTCAAGCGCCAGTAGTCACGTTGCAAAGTTTAATCAAAAAGTGTGAGGCGTTCCAATCTGTGAAAAGTCTCAACAGGTGTGGTAGGAATCCAAAAGTGACTCCTGCACTGGCAAGACTGGAAGTGCAAGAGGCCAAGAAGAATCCAAGAATCACCACCAAGACCATCGTGATTTCCAGTTCTGGTACCAACATCTCAGAGCAAGCATTGAACAAGGCTGGTTTCCATGGACGCCAACCAAGAAGGAGTCTGCTTTTCCAAAACAAGTCTTTGCAAAAGCTCACCTGgacaacaaccaaaaagaagCCAAAATCACCAACCTCATGGTCAAACATGGTTCTGTGACGCTCTGAGGGTGTTTTTCAACCAGCAGGCCAGAAAACCCTGTCAGACTAAACAGCATCATGAGAAAAGAGAACAGCATTAAGATTCTGCAGTCTAAAGGAAAAACTCAGTCTTGTGGATCATTGGATCTTCCAACAGGACGAAGATCTGAAACAAACTGCCAGAGTTTGGATGTTCTGAACCAGAGTCCTGTGGAGAATTTGTAGAGGGAACCGAAGACTGGAGTGACGGTAAGGAAGCCTTCCAACTCCTTCATCACAAAAGAGCAGTAGTTTTAAGTCACAGTATAGACTTGCAAAAAGCTTGTTAGCAGTTACAAGAACTATTTGATTTCTGTGGTGGCAAATGAAGGTTTTGCCATCAGTTACTGAGAAAGAATTGAAAGGCCTGGCCTCATTGTGGTTGCAGTATTctattatttctattatttttgtaAGTATGCTGTGAGGATTACACCAAACATGGCATTTGCAGTCACAAGGAAAAAGCTCTGCTGCATGACGTTGTATCTCAGCTGTGCATTGTAGAGTACAATAGTTATAAAGGAAACAGAAACCTGGAAGTTTGCTTTTTATTGCAGCAGCTTGAGGGGGGAAATGTGGAGCAGCAGGCGGCAGGTGTTTTCCAACTTGATTAGCTGTTAACTGTTTCGAGATGAGTGGATCGGTGTGGAAAACAACAGATCATTTAAAGTATGACAAGAATGATAAGAATGTATGCCGTCCTACCTTCTCAGTTTAATCAAAGCAGACAGAAAATCCTCCTGTGTCCTAAGAAGAGGCTAAATGCTGGATAATTGAAGGTTTTGTAGAtattgtttttgatattttcagtgttctacctgttttaaaagtataaaaaatggggaaaaaaaaatctttttattaaGCTTTCTATGGTTTATACTTGTGTAGCGTTTCATGTATATTGCTTTGTCATGAAATATGTAAaagctggttgttttttttgggtaGAGTCACCTGATCACAATATAAATGTTCTGTTCATCCACTGGTGTTGCTGGtccaattttgcatcttttatggTTTCAATGAAACAAAGAAGAGGCTTTAAAATCAAGCTTAGTGTGAATACGCCCACACAATCTTCTCAGGAAGTTCAtaatcagccagaaactgctgaaaaaaactacattattttgatttttcattcaaatatatGGTATTTATTGCTATTCCTGCTCTTAAAGTGGAAAAAGTTCATGTACTGGAGCAGTCAGCAAAAGGCTGAACTAAATTCTGCAGCTCTGCAAGAACCaattcaaaaacagactgaaataaATGACCCTGACATCAGTAACTGTTCATTTCCTGACCTGTGAGTGTGAATTTTtaggctgaaaaacaaaaacttgcaCCATGCAACCCCTGACATACCTGTACGTAGTTTCCATGGTGAAGTTACATCATTTAAACTCTAGATGGCGACACACACCTGCTTTTTACATCATGCAACATTAGGAGAGAGTTTCAGGTGTAAACAGAATAAAGTTTGTATCTTCCCCTCCTCTGCTTATAATCTTATTTAGGTTAGTCTTAATGTGCTTCTTGTCTGCAACCTCTGAGACTTCACTTGTTAATCCAAAGTTAagaaaatgcactgaaaaaGCACTAAAGTCTAATTTCGGTCCACAATAATGTTTCAAAAATACCTGCTGCATAGGGAGGAtaattttcagtttgaaaagctgttttacttttattaaaaaaatatatctttttaaaatatagtttatatgataaatatatcattttgaATATATCCATGCatccatgttttatgttttcccccgtgtgtgtgtgtgtgtgtgtgtgtgtgtgtgtgtgtgtgtgtgtgtgtgtgtgtgtgtgtgtgtgtgtgtgtgtgtgtgtgtgtgtgtgtgtgtgtgtgtgtgttttacttgtATTACTCATGTTGTATCTGTTTATAAAGTTACATTATGGGGTTGTGGCTTCCATTTGAGGAAAACAAGGAAGTCCCCATAACCTGAATTAATAAATTATAGTGTGAAGACTTGGTTTCAAGTTAGGTTTGGGGTAAAACTTGAGGAGGTTAATGTAAATCAGTGTGATGCTACAATATTTTTCATCACTTGCATGATGTTTATATTGAGTTTCCAGTCAGTTGAtgaacatttctgcagaatAACACTCTGGATTCAATTCAAGTCaataaaatattggaaaaaaaagttacaatttGTAAGAATAAATCTGTAATTTGCAAAGCTTAAATTAACAGCATATTATATTTTGCTCAGCATTGACTAAACATTTTCATTGCAATAGTTTAGCCTTGcttttggaggttttctttctttttttcagacagcACTAATGTCCATTTCTTGGTATAGTTTGAAAGTAATCCAAGTTTTAAGTAGGACACAGCAAACTTTGTCCaatcatctttgtttttttagcatctttgaggtatatatatttttttaaaatgcagtgcaTGTTAACTTTTTGAAACCACAGAGACCATTTAGCATGCTTTTATCTCATCAGGCCTCTAATGCTGCATCAGCCTTTTTACCTGCCTGAACCAAAAATCTATTGATCAACTCCAAACTGTACAAAATTCACCTGCCAGGCCTTAAACCAGAACCAAGAGACACGATCACATCAGCCCTGTTTCTGCCTCTTTACACTGGATTCCATTATGTTGTAGGAGAGATTTTACCAATAATTTTGAAGTCCCTTTATAGCCTCAATTCCAGCTTTATCTCTGACCTCTTAGTATTACACACACCTATGTATGGGCACTGTGCAAGATGCAACACACAACATTGTTCTTTAAAactttttatatgtatttacatttatatttgttgCTGTAGTTACTTTTAGACACGTCTATCTTAGCACCTTGTTGTTTGATAGGAGGGTTTATAATCTTATACTGCAATGAGCCAATACAATGTAGCTTCCTTTGAATGTGCACCATTGTGTTTAActtgaatgacaataaagttaatCTTAGTTGATGCACTTTGAGATCTCTGGACAGAAGTCTTTTACTGGTTCCAGGGTCCCAGCTGAAAATGATTTGCCTGAGGAAATCAGGTCGTCTAAGCCACTGACCTCTTTTAAATCTCTCTTTAAACATAAATTTATCAGAGAGCCCTTCCTCTACCTTGTACTTGCCTCTAagctgtcatttttattaataatatctTCACCTTTTCCAACGCTGTATCGGTTTTTCTATGccaaattttgctttttatctGTCTTTCACAGTTTGATGATTCTTTAACtgatctgtgtttctgttttttttacagcactTTGTAACCTGGGTTTtcaaatcaatcaattaaaTCACTTTACTGTCATTGTACTTTGTACAATGAAATTCTGTTCGATACTCTCAGTATTAAAATTCCTATAGCAGCCACACCTTTGACCAGTGTTCTGtaaataaagattatttttattattatgtctTTAATATCCCTGAATGCAGCTTGAAATTTCAGCTTTTCCAAGGTTTTACAGACAGGATCAGGGTTTTAATATTAGACCTCCTGTATAAAACTTcct is a window from the Amphiprion ocellaris isolate individual 3 ecotype Okinawa chromosome 3, ASM2253959v1, whole genome shotgun sequence genome containing:
- the si:ch211-216l23.2 gene encoding nuclear receptor coactivator 5 isoform X2 — its product is MSSWAKSSGGGRRNSGNPNGSAQQLRLFRRTAPYPTREERAEDLKAALDSYEELEQMQNYTGNAKFEGLKNQTNAKPDGNTPADRRKTLYQKFYRQVQEDRKPADCVVLSVTNQSLDYPKSLSQCLQERGLSVEMLYLQVESGLTRALQDVRADGSPLCILVEQTNVALSSCTVIIFSESLKIHRNMPKDQAMDFVQAEHKRRLSKERPPRDPADAAAQASQLLDDFLDREKIARHTVPSETRHLLTLLADGVHLYPEELQTIAEYVHGRQDHIRASNAEGERGNMLPPGLGKPPPLLPTPPGPPPPQPGAGGPMLDLPPPPPVPLLPTPGSYPKTKPPPLLSLHGLPGPSLGAPLLRGPLSSHMPLSGPGVSRGPLLHHPPPPSFHPGPARGLHGPRGAPPSLKSSRPPLLSSPGCLLPRPLGPHH
- the si:ch211-216l23.2 gene encoding nuclear receptor coactivator 5 isoform X1, encoding MSSWAKSSGGGRRNSGNPNGSAQQLRLFRRTAPYPTREERAEDLKAALDSYEELEQMQNYTGNAKFEGLKNQTNAKPDGNTPADRRKTLYQKFYRQVQEDRKPADCVVLSVTNQSLDYPKSLSQCLQERGLSVEMLYLQVESGLTRALQDVRADGSPLCILVEQTNVALSSCTVIIFSESLKIHRNMPKDQAMDFVQAEHKRRLSKERPPRDPADAAAQASQLLDDFLDREKIARHTVPSETRHLLTLLADGVHLYPEELQTIAEYVHGRQDHIRASNAEGERGNMLPPGLGKPPPLLPTPPGPPPPQPGAGGPMLDLPPPPPVPLLPTPDFSEAFLKHLLDHFNKGSYPKTKPPPLLSLHGLPGPSLGAPLLRGPLSSHMPLSGPGVSRGPLLHHPPPPSFHPGPARGLHGPRGAPPSLKSSRPPLLSSPGCLLPRPLGPHH